A window of Methanobrevibacter sp. contains these coding sequences:
- a CDS encoding MFS transporter, translating to MNDNEIVMTKFLAILFAICSGLAIGNLYWAQPLLVQIMDGFGLPAANGGLLVTATQIGYAMGILFILPLGDFVRRKRMIAIVMVLSVLALVSCAISPSFIILSLSLFSMGIVTISGQIILPLAGDLSREDERGHIVGIVSSGITTGILFSRFASGIIAGFWGWRSVYVIAAALNLVMVLVMIYVLPEIPAKNKFKSYGKLLASVFTTFKNHRSLPNILLHSGLIFGLIFNIFWTSLTFLLSADPFNYNTFQIGLVSLAGLAAAVFGVGIGKLQDKGLSIPALGAFIVVCLVSMVCGFAFSDSIVAIVIVAAVLSVAVQGVSVLTQTRLFNLSQGERSRLNTVFVVNNFIFGAVGSALASLLWSLGGWSYVMMAASAVSVVALIVWLFSRSKFKYADESLDN from the coding sequence ATGAATGATAATGAGATAGTCATGACTAAATTCCTGGCGATACTGTTTGCGATATGTTCAGGTCTTGCAATAGGTAATCTGTACTGGGCCCAGCCGTTGCTTGTCCAGATAATGGATGGTTTCGGTCTTCCCGCAGCAAATGGGGGACTTCTGGTTACTGCAACCCAAATAGGCTATGCGATGGGAATTCTCTTTATTTTGCCTTTGGGCGATTTTGTTCGAAGAAAACGTATGATAGCTATTGTAATGGTTCTGTCCGTATTGGCTTTGGTCTCCTGTGCCATATCTCCTTCATTTATCATATTGTCACTGTCACTCTTCAGTATGGGGATTGTAACAATTTCCGGTCAAATCATATTGCCTCTTGCAGGGGATTTGAGCCGTGAGGATGAACGTGGCCACATCGTTGGAATTGTATCATCCGGAATAACAACCGGTATCCTCTTTTCAAGGTTTGCAAGTGGCATCATTGCAGGATTTTGGGGATGGAGATCAGTTTATGTAATAGCGGCCGCCTTGAATCTGGTCATGGTTTTGGTAATGATTTATGTATTGCCGGAAATTCCTGCAAAAAACAAATTTAAATCATATGGGAAACTTTTGGCAAGTGTTTTCACCACCTTTAAAAATCATAGGTCCTTGCCGAACATATTACTGCACTCAGGACTTATATTCGGTTTGATTTTCAACATATTCTGGACTTCCTTAACATTTCTTCTGTCCGCAGATCCATTTAACTATAACACGTTCCAAATTGGGCTTGTAAGTCTGGCAGGTCTTGCAGCGGCAGTATTTGGTGTGGGAATCGGAAAATTGCAGGACAAAGGCTTGAGCATACCTGCGCTCGGAGCGTTCATTGTGGTTTGCCTTGTTAGTATGGTGTGCGGCTTTGCATTCAGTGATTCAATAGTTGCCATTGTGATTGTTGCAGCGGTACTTTCAGTTGCAGTTCAGGGAGTAAGCGTCTTGACCCAGACAAGATTGTTTAACTTATCTCAGGGTGAGCGCAGCAGACTGAATACGGTTTTTGTTGTGAATAACTTTATATTTGGGGCTGTCGGAAGTGCTCTTGCATCTCTTTTATGGTCATTGGGGGGATGGTCATATGTAATGATGGCAGCTAGTGCGGTTTCTGTTGTGGCATTGATTGTCTGGTTGTTTTCAAGAAGTAAATTTAAATATGCTGATGAATCATTGGATAATTAG